Proteins from one Streptomyces genisteinicus genomic window:
- a CDS encoding PLD nuclease N-terminal domain-containing protein: MLRVLMVLVPLALSIYAFIDCITTDEKDVRHVPKPLWAILVLLFPLVGSVSWLIVGKKRAATAGRATSRRGWVAPDDNPEFLKSLREENERERRRDGEEPAEEAVEGPADGDDGDKPRS, translated from the coding sequence ATGCTTCGGGTGCTGATGGTGCTGGTGCCGCTGGCTCTGAGCATCTACGCGTTCATCGACTGCATCACCACCGACGAGAAGGACGTGCGTCACGTCCCGAAGCCGCTGTGGGCGATCCTCGTGCTGCTCTTCCCCCTGGTCGGCTCGGTCTCCTGGCTGATCGTCGGCAAGAAGCGGGCCGCGACCGCCGGACGCGCGACGTCCCGGCGCGGCTGGGTCGCGCCGGACGACAACCCGGAGTTCCTCAAGTCGCTGCGCGAGGAGAACGAGCGCGAGCGGCGCAGGGACGGCGAGGAGCCGGCGGAGGAGGCCGTCGAGGGCCCCGCCGACGGCGACGACGGCGACAAGCCCCGCTCCTGA
- a CDS encoding menaquinone biosynthesis decarboxylase — MAYDDLRSLLRALEREGDLKRIKAEVDPHLEVGEIVDRVNKAGGPALLFENVRGSAMPLAMNVFGTDRRLLKSLGLKSYADISDKIGGLLRPELPHGFVGVREAFGKLGSMVHVPPKKVKDAPVQEVVLQGDDVDLDALPALFTWPKDGGSFFNLGLTHTKDPETGIRNLGLYRLQRHDRRTIGMHWQIHKDSRNHYAVAARRGERLPVAIAFGCPPAVTYASTAPLPGDIDEYLFAGFVAGKRIEMVDCKTVPLQVPANAEVVLEGWLEPGEMLPEGPFGDHTGFYTPQEPFPALTIDCVTMRKRPVLQSIVVGRPPTEDGPLGRATERFFLPLLKIIVPDIVDYHLPESGGFHNCAIVSIDKKYPKHAQKVMHAIWGAHMMSLTKLIVVVDADCDVHDLHEVSWRALGNTDYARDLTVVEGPVDHLDHASYQQFWGGKAGIDATRKLPEEGYTRDGGWPEMVESDPATAALVDRRWKEYGL; from the coding sequence ATGGCTTACGACGATCTTCGCTCCCTGCTCCGGGCGCTGGAGCGCGAGGGAGACCTCAAGCGCATCAAGGCCGAGGTCGATCCGCACCTGGAGGTCGGGGAGATCGTCGACCGGGTGAACAAGGCCGGCGGCCCCGCGCTCCTCTTCGAGAACGTGCGCGGCTCGGCGATGCCCCTGGCGATGAACGTGTTCGGCACCGACCGCCGCCTGCTGAAGTCGCTCGGGCTGAAGTCCTACGCCGACATCAGCGACAAGATCGGCGGCCTGCTCAGGCCGGAGCTCCCGCACGGCTTCGTCGGCGTGCGCGAGGCCTTCGGCAAGCTGGGCTCGATGGTCCACGTGCCGCCGAAGAAGGTGAAGGACGCGCCCGTGCAGGAGGTCGTCCTCCAGGGCGACGACGTCGACCTCGACGCGCTGCCCGCCCTCTTCACCTGGCCGAAGGACGGCGGCTCGTTCTTCAACCTCGGGCTGACGCACACGAAGGACCCGGAGACGGGCATCCGCAACCTCGGCCTCTACCGGCTCCAGCGCCACGACCGGCGCACCATCGGCATGCACTGGCAGATCCACAAGGACAGCCGCAACCACTACGCGGTCGCCGCCCGGCGCGGCGAGCGGCTGCCGGTCGCCATCGCCTTCGGCTGCCCGCCGGCCGTGACGTACGCCTCGACCGCGCCGCTGCCCGGTGACATCGACGAGTACCTGTTCGCCGGGTTCGTCGCCGGCAAGCGGATCGAGATGGTCGACTGCAAGACCGTCCCGCTCCAGGTGCCGGCCAACGCCGAGGTGGTGCTGGAGGGCTGGCTGGAACCCGGCGAGATGCTGCCCGAGGGCCCGTTCGGCGACCACACCGGCTTCTACACGCCGCAGGAGCCGTTCCCGGCGCTGACGATCGACTGCGTGACCATGCGCAAGCGGCCGGTGCTCCAGTCGATCGTGGTCGGCCGCCCGCCGACCGAGGACGGCCCGCTGGGCCGGGCCACGGAGCGTTTCTTCCTGCCGCTGCTCAAGATCATCGTCCCGGACATCGTGGACTACCACCTGCCCGAGTCGGGCGGCTTCCACAACTGCGCGATCGTCTCGATCGACAAGAAGTACCCCAAGCACGCCCAGAAGGTGATGCACGCGATCTGGGGCGCGCACATGATGTCGCTGACCAAGCTGATCGTGGTCGTCGACGCCGACTGCGACGTCCACGACCTCCACGAGGTGTCCTGGCGGGCCCTCGGCAACACCGACTACGCACGGGACCTCACCGTCGTCGAGGGGCCGGTCGACCATCTGGACCACGCCTCCTACCAGCAGTTCTGGGGCGGCAAGGCGGGCATCGACGCGACCCGCAAACTCCCCGAGGAGGGGTACACCCGGGACGGCGGCTGGCCCGAGATGGTCGAGTCCGACCCGGCGACGGCCGCCCTGGTCGACCGCCGGTGGAAGGAGTACGGCCTGTGA
- the mqnP gene encoding menaquinone biosynthesis prenyltransferase MqnP: MMAATDGVVGPGPAPRQAGRVKAFLRLVMIEHSVFALPFAYIAALTAMFFADGTVHWAELLLVTVAMVGLRTFAMACNRIIDREIDARNPRTASRELVTGAVSVRSAWTGALIALVVFLGAAALLNPLCLALAPVAVVPMVVYPYGKRFTDYPHAILGLAQAMGPVGAWIAVTGSWSWDAVILGLAVGVWIGGFDLIFACQDVQADRAHGVRSVPARFGIPAALYGARACHVVTMGLFVWYAVATDAGAFLWAGLAVVAAAFAYEHSIVRPHDLSRLNRAFFTVNGFIGIALFVCALLDLVVRGLAV, translated from the coding sequence ATGATGGCGGCCACCGACGGGGTCGTGGGCCCCGGCCCGGCACCGCGGCAGGCCGGGCGGGTCAAGGCCTTCCTGCGCCTGGTGATGATCGAGCACTCGGTCTTCGCGCTGCCCTTCGCCTACATCGCCGCGCTCACCGCGATGTTCTTCGCGGACGGCACCGTCCACTGGGCCGAGCTGCTCCTCGTGACCGTGGCCATGGTCGGCCTGCGCACCTTCGCCATGGCGTGCAACCGGATCATCGACCGCGAGATCGACGCGCGGAACCCGCGCACCGCCTCCCGGGAGCTGGTCACCGGCGCGGTGTCGGTCCGCTCCGCGTGGACGGGCGCGCTGATCGCCCTGGTGGTCTTCCTCGGGGCCGCGGCGCTGCTCAACCCGCTGTGCCTGGCGCTGGCGCCGGTCGCGGTGGTGCCGATGGTCGTCTATCCGTACGGCAAGCGGTTCACCGACTACCCGCACGCCATCCTGGGGCTCGCCCAGGCGATGGGGCCGGTCGGCGCGTGGATCGCGGTCACCGGCTCCTGGTCGTGGGACGCGGTGATCCTCGGGCTCGCGGTCGGGGTGTGGATCGGCGGCTTCGACCTGATCTTCGCCTGCCAGGACGTCCAGGCGGACCGCGCGCACGGCGTCCGCTCGGTCCCGGCCCGCTTCGGCATCCCGGCCGCCCTGTACGGCGCCCGCGCCTGCCATGTCGTGACGATGGGGCTCTTCGTCTGGTACGCGGTGGCCACGGACGCGGGCGCGTTCCTGTGGGCCGGTCTCGCGGTGGTGGCGGCGGCCTTCGCCTACGAGCACTCGATCGTGCGGCCGCACGACCTGTCGCGCCTGAACCGGGCGTTCTTCACGGTCAACGGCTTCATCGGCATCGCCCTGTTCGTGTGCGCGCTGCTCGATCTGGTGGTGCGGGGGCTGGCCGTCTGA
- a CDS encoding rhomboid family intramembrane serine protease yields MTDAQPAGTTGGTGRVRAAALLMCAWIALLWVLEAVDTVSGHALDAYGVQPREPAELLDVVPSAFLHFGFGHVASNTLPLLVLGFLAALGGIRRFLAVAALIVVAGGLGVWLLSPSGTNTAGASGLVFGLFGYLLVRGFVERRALDVVVGVLVAAVWGGSVLAGLAPTATGVSWQGHLFGLAAGVAAAFVFRVRGRTPRTPRLPV; encoded by the coding sequence ATGACGGACGCACAGCCGGCGGGGACCACGGGCGGCACCGGGCGCGTCCGGGCCGCCGCCCTGCTGATGTGCGCCTGGATCGCGCTGCTGTGGGTGCTCGAAGCCGTCGACACCGTCAGCGGCCACGCCCTGGACGCCTACGGCGTGCAGCCCCGCGAGCCCGCCGAGCTGCTCGACGTGGTGCCCTCGGCCTTCCTCCACTTCGGCTTCGGCCATGTCGCGTCGAACACCCTCCCGCTGCTGGTGCTCGGCTTCCTCGCCGCGCTCGGCGGCATACGCCGCTTCCTCGCGGTGGCGGCGCTGATCGTCGTCGCCGGCGGGCTGGGCGTCTGGCTCCTCTCCCCCTCCGGGACGAACACCGCGGGCGCCTCCGGCCTGGTCTTCGGCCTGTTCGGCTATCTGCTCGTGCGCGGCTTCGTGGAGCGCAGGGCCCTCGACGTGGTGGTGGGCGTCCTCGTCGCCGCGGTCTGGGGCGGCTCGGTCCTCGCCGGCCTGGCGCCTACCGCGACCGGGGTCAGCTGGCAGGGCCATCTGTTCGGACTGGCGGCGGGCGTCGCCGCGGCCTTCGTCTTCCGCGTCCGGGGCCGCACACCGCGGACACCGCGCCTGCCGGTCTGA
- a CDS encoding UbiX family flavin prenyltransferase, with protein MEPQEVKSRRPWVVGVSGASGTPYAAAVLRALLAAGESVDLVVSRASRLTLLDETGIAYRDAHWRDDLRQWLARGADGKPDTFEVDVTDVRHWAAGDLAAGPSSGSYPVKGMLIVPASTACVAGVALGLSKDLLQRAASVTLKERRPLVVAVRETPLNGQTLRHLVSLDEAGAVVLPASPAFYAGATHIQDLVDFVAGRVLDAAGVPHRLYRRWEGELGGGSADG; from the coding sequence GTGGAGCCGCAGGAAGTGAAGAGTCGCCGGCCGTGGGTCGTGGGGGTGTCGGGCGCCTCGGGGACGCCGTACGCCGCCGCGGTGCTGCGGGCCCTGCTCGCCGCGGGCGAGAGCGTGGACCTGGTGGTGAGCCGGGCGTCCCGGCTGACGCTGCTGGACGAGACCGGGATCGCGTACCGCGACGCGCACTGGCGGGACGACCTGCGCCAGTGGCTGGCGCGTGGCGCGGACGGGAAGCCGGACACCTTCGAGGTGGACGTGACGGACGTGCGGCACTGGGCGGCCGGCGATCTCGCGGCCGGTCCGTCGTCGGGGTCGTACCCGGTCAAGGGGATGCTGATCGTGCCCGCGTCCACCGCCTGTGTGGCGGGGGTGGCGCTCGGGCTGTCGAAGGACCTGCTGCAGCGTGCGGCGAGCGTGACGCTCAAGGAGCGGCGCCCGCTGGTGGTCGCGGTGCGGGAGACCCCGTTGAACGGGCAGACGCTGAGGCATCTGGTGTCGCTGGACGAGGCGGGCGCCGTGGTGCTGCCCGCCTCTCCGGCGTTCTACGCGGGGGCGACGCACATCCAGGACCTGGTCGACTTCGTCGCCGGGCGGGTGCTCGACGCGGCAGGGGTGCCGCACCGGCTGTACCGCCGCTGGGAAGGGGAGCTCGGCGGGGGCTCCGCGGATGGTTAG
- a CDS encoding Lrp/AsnC family transcriptional regulator, protein MDAVDRQLIQALRENGRASYAELGRLVGLSGPSVTDRINRLEAAGVITGYRATVDAASLGLGVTALIGISLSDAADHEDVARRLRDLAEIEDCWFIAGDDSYMLKVRVSDVDGLEKTIRRLSGTRGVSRTRTTIVLSTKWENRVGELPEES, encoded by the coding sequence ATGGACGCCGTGGACAGGCAGCTCATCCAGGCCCTGCGCGAGAACGGCAGGGCTTCGTACGCCGAGCTCGGCCGCCTCGTGGGGCTCTCCGGCCCCTCCGTGACCGACCGCATCAACCGCCTGGAGGCGGCGGGCGTCATCACCGGCTACCGCGCCACCGTCGACGCGGCCTCGCTCGGTCTCGGCGTCACGGCGCTGATCGGCATCTCGCTCTCCGACGCCGCCGACCACGAGGACGTCGCCCGCCGGCTGCGGGACCTGGCCGAGATCGAGGACTGCTGGTTCATCGCCGGCGACGACTCGTACATGCTCAAGGTGCGCGTCAGCGACGTGGACGGACTGGAGAAGACCATCCGGCGCCTCTCCGGAACCCGGGGCGTCTCCCGCACCCGCACCACCATCGTGCTCTCCACCAAGTGGGAGAACCGCGTCGGCGAGCTGCCCGAGGAGTCCTGA
- the mqnE gene encoding aminofutalosine synthase MqnE encodes MDAGLKRELEEKVRAGERLTREDGIALYDSDDLAWLGGLAHEVRTRKNGDVVHFNVNRHLNMTNVCTASCAYCSFQRKPGEKDAYTMRIEEAVRLAKAMENDNLTELHIVNGLHPNLPWRYYPRSLSELKKALPNVSLKAFTATEIHHFETISGMSASDILDELIEAGLESLTGGGAEIFDWEVRQHIVDHRTHWEDWSRIHRLAHEKGLKTPCTMLYGHIEEPRHRVDHVLRLRELQDETGGFQVFIPLRYQHDFVDMQDGKVRNKLQARTTMATGAEALKTFAVSRLLFDNVPHVKVFWVMHGVQTAQLALQHGADDMDGSVVEYKITHDADNYGTPNKLTRDDLLDLIRDAGFRPVERNTRYEIIREYPGPDADRRESPQPMRV; translated from the coding sequence ATGGACGCGGGACTCAAGCGCGAGCTGGAGGAGAAGGTCCGGGCCGGTGAGCGGCTGACCCGCGAGGACGGAATCGCCCTCTACGACTCGGACGACCTGGCCTGGCTCGGCGGGCTGGCCCACGAGGTGCGCACCCGCAAGAACGGGGACGTCGTCCACTTCAACGTCAACCGCCACCTCAACATGACCAACGTGTGCACCGCGTCGTGCGCCTACTGCTCGTTCCAGCGCAAGCCGGGCGAGAAGGACGCGTACACGATGCGCATCGAGGAGGCCGTCCGCCTCGCCAAGGCGATGGAGAACGACAACCTCACCGAGCTGCACATCGTCAACGGCCTCCACCCGAACCTGCCGTGGCGCTACTACCCGCGCTCGCTCTCCGAGCTGAAGAAGGCCCTGCCGAACGTCTCGCTGAAGGCGTTCACCGCCACCGAGATCCACCACTTCGAGACCATTTCCGGCATGTCTGCCTCCGACATCCTCGACGAGCTGATCGAGGCCGGCCTGGAGTCGCTGACCGGCGGCGGCGCCGAGATCTTCGACTGGGAGGTCCGGCAGCACATCGTCGACCACCGCACCCACTGGGAGGACTGGTCGCGCATCCACCGCCTCGCGCACGAGAAGGGGCTCAAGACCCCGTGCACGATGCTCTACGGGCACATCGAGGAGCCCCGCCACCGGGTGGACCACGTGCTGCGGCTGCGTGAGCTCCAGGACGAGACCGGCGGCTTCCAGGTCTTCATCCCGCTGCGCTACCAGCACGACTTCGTCGACATGCAGGACGGCAAGGTCCGCAACAAGCTCCAGGCGCGCACCACCATGGCCACCGGCGCCGAGGCGCTGAAGACGTTCGCCGTCTCGCGCCTGCTCTTCGACAACGTGCCGCACGTCAAGGTCTTCTGGGTGATGCACGGCGTGCAGACCGCCCAGCTCGCGCTCCAGCACGGCGCCGACGACATGGACGGCTCGGTCGTCGAGTACAAGATCACCCATGACGCCGACAACTACGGCACCCCCAACAAGCTGACCCGCGACGACCTGCTGGACCTGATCCGCGACGCCGGCTTCCGCCCGGTCGAGCGGAACACCCGGTACGAGATCATCCGCGAGTACCCGGGACCGGACGCCGACCGCCGCGAGTCGCCGCAGCCGATGCGGGTCTGA
- a CDS encoding GNAT family N-acetyltransferase — translation MALTFEADPPAGPSLASGVLSLWADVSNAGGAVGFVPPVGVDDIRPQWLTHLAAMAEGRTRLLVGRDEDGRIAATVFLQRNTHRLMTHWIWAYTVMVHPRHQGKGYGRELMAAAAAHARTFDGVEAIRLTCRGGTGADRFYASCGYKEVGRVPGAIRVAEGDDRDDVIMLLPLL, via the coding sequence ATGGCCCTGACCTTCGAAGCCGACCCGCCCGCCGGGCCCTCCCTCGCCTCCGGGGTCCTGTCGCTGTGGGCCGACGTCTCCAACGCGGGCGGGGCCGTCGGCTTCGTCCCGCCGGTCGGCGTCGACGACATCAGGCCCCAGTGGCTCACCCACCTCGCCGCCATGGCGGAGGGGCGCACCCGGCTGCTCGTCGGCCGCGACGAGGACGGCCGGATCGCCGCCACGGTCTTCCTCCAGCGCAACACCCACCGGCTGATGACGCACTGGATCTGGGCGTACACCGTGATGGTCCACCCCCGGCACCAGGGCAAGGGGTACGGCCGCGAGCTGATGGCCGCGGCCGCCGCGCACGCCCGCACCTTCGACGGCGTCGAGGCGATCCGGCTCACCTGCCGCGGCGGCACGGGCGCCGACCGCTTCTACGCCTCCTGCGGTTACAAGGAGGTCGGGCGGGTGCCCGGCGCGATCAGGGTGGCCGAGGGCGACGACCGCGACGACGTCATCATGCTGCTGCCGCTGCTCTGA
- a CDS encoding DUF4229 domain-containing protein has product MSAGKSAAAIRYTAMRFAIFVGCMVVVGALVQFGVVPKGLGDANFAWVILLALVLSAPLSFILLRKQRDAMSQQIAGRVDSAKARLDANRSREDGAA; this is encoded by the coding sequence GTGTCCGCAGGAAAGTCCGCCGCAGCGATCCGGTACACCGCGATGCGGTTCGCGATCTTCGTCGGCTGCATGGTCGTGGTCGGCGCTCTGGTGCAGTTCGGCGTGGTGCCCAAGGGCCTCGGCGACGCCAACTTCGCGTGGGTGATCCTTCTCGCACTGGTGCTCTCGGCACCGCTCAGCTTCATCCTGCTGCGCAAGCAGCGCGACGCCATGTCGCAGCAGATCGCCGGCCGGGTCGACAGCGCCAAGGCCCGTCTGGACGCGAACCGTTCGCGGGAGGACGGCGCCGCCTGA
- a CDS encoding putative leader peptide — MTTSARTDAAAGIPLVARLHVDLCRCTSAVCCR, encoded by the coding sequence ATGACGACATCAGCGCGCACCGACGCCGCCGCGGGCATCCCGCTCGTGGCGCGGCTGCATGTCGACCTGTGCCGCTGTACTTCCGCGGTCTGTTGCCGTTAG
- a CDS encoding dicarboxylate/amino acid:cation symporter, giving the protein MSANTASTPAGKQSGSRIPLPKVPFWAQIVAGLVLGVLLGWLARSQDVSWLKDTLDQIGSIFVQLLKLAVAPLVFFAILVSITNLRKVNNAARLASRTLLWFMITSLIAVAIGLVIGLVTNPGSGTGLTPKDGQKPENAGSWIDFLTGIVPTDVITPFTELNVLQIVFMAAVAGIAALKLGDRAKPILALSESVLELLQKALWWVIRLAPLGTVGLIGYAIADYGWDLIGKYATFTADVYIGCALVLFGVYPLLLALVAKVNPVQFFKGAWPAIQLAFVSRSSVGTMPVTQKVTERLGVPKNYTSFAVPFGATTKMDGCAAIYPALAAIFIAQIFDVQLGIQDYLLIAFVSVVGSAATAGLTGATVMLTLTLSTLGLPLEGVGLLMAIDPILDMMRTATNVAGQAAVPVIVAARENILDRDKYAAASSSPVDDEDSGDDADTRAGAGAKETVPVPA; this is encoded by the coding sequence GTGTCCGCGAACACCGCGTCCACCCCTGCCGGTAAGCAGTCCGGCTCCCGCATACCGCTGCCCAAGGTCCCCTTCTGGGCCCAGATCGTCGCCGGTCTCGTCCTCGGCGTCCTGCTCGGCTGGCTCGCCCGCAGCCAGGACGTCAGCTGGCTGAAGGACACGCTGGACCAGATCGGCTCGATCTTCGTCCAGCTCCTGAAGCTCGCCGTCGCGCCGCTCGTCTTCTTCGCGATCCTGGTCTCGATCACCAACCTGCGGAAGGTCAACAACGCCGCACGGCTGGCCAGCCGCACCCTGCTGTGGTTCATGATCACGTCGCTCATCGCGGTCGCGATCGGCCTGGTGATCGGCCTCGTCACCAACCCCGGCTCCGGCACCGGCCTCACGCCGAAGGACGGCCAGAAGCCGGAGAACGCCGGAAGCTGGATCGACTTCCTCACCGGCATCGTCCCGACCGACGTCATCACGCCGTTCACCGAGCTGAACGTCCTGCAGATCGTCTTCATGGCCGCCGTCGCCGGTATCGCCGCCCTCAAGCTCGGCGACCGCGCCAAGCCGATCCTCGCGCTCAGCGAGTCCGTGCTGGAGCTGCTGCAGAAGGCCCTGTGGTGGGTCATCCGCCTCGCGCCGCTCGGCACCGTCGGCCTCATCGGCTACGCCATCGCCGACTACGGCTGGGACCTGATCGGCAAGTACGCGACCTTCACCGCCGACGTCTACATCGGCTGCGCCCTGGTGCTCTTCGGCGTCTACCCGCTGCTGCTCGCCCTGGTGGCCAAGGTCAACCCGGTCCAGTTCTTCAAGGGCGCCTGGCCCGCGATCCAGCTCGCGTTCGTCTCGCGCTCCTCGGTCGGCACCATGCCGGTCACCCAGAAGGTCACCGAGCGCCTCGGCGTCCCGAAGAACTACACCTCGTTCGCCGTGCCCTTCGGCGCCACCACCAAGATGGACGGCTGCGCCGCGATCTACCCGGCGCTCGCCGCGATCTTCATCGCGCAGATCTTCGACGTGCAGCTCGGCATCCAGGACTACCTGCTGATCGCCTTCGTCTCCGTCGTCGGCTCCGCCGCGACCGCCGGTCTCACCGGTGCGACGGTCATGCTGACGCTGACCCTCTCCACCCTGGGCCTGCCGCTGGAGGGCGTCGGTCTGCTCATGGCGATCGACCCGATCCTCGACATGATGCGCACCGCCACCAACGTGGCCGGCCAGGCCGCCGTGCCGGTGATCGTCGCCGCCCGCGAGAACATCCTGGACCGCGACAAGTACGCGGCCGCCTCGTCCTCCCCGGTCGACGACGAGGACTCCGGCGACGACGCGGACACCCGCGCCGGCGCCGGTGCGAAGGAGACCGTGCCGGTCCCCGCGTAG